In a single window of the Thermus sp. LT1-2-5 genome:
- a CDS encoding ABC transporter substrate-binding protein: MRTWLLGLAKASALGWLLLSPSLAQKVTVEFWHSMGGVLGEATEKLVQEFNQSQNAVQVKSQYVGSYDDGINKLLAALRAGRGYPHVIQIYDIGARIMADSGAVVPLEDLARKDGFDLDRFLPQPRNYYTLEGKLYGLPFNSSNPILYLNMAAFQEAGIPFKPTWSLKDLEEAARKLTKKDAQGRTVRYGLSIPIDSWFVEQISYNSGEYFCNNENGRKARATAVTFDNEAAVAFLDMYARLVREGVAANTGRNWADSQSLFAQGQAAIAAYSTASLTGVLRQVGGRFPLRTAFYPYLRERNGVAIGGAALYVLKGFSDAETQAAWRFVRFLLEPKTQAAWHLNTGYFPVVKGVTELPEVRQAHVRQPNYTTAIQQLATSKVNPASAGCLMGSFPEIRQYVQAAWEEVLKGKPAREALREAKARADAALERYNRSVAGR, translated from the coding sequence ATGCGGACGTGGTTGTTGGGACTCGCTAAGGCCAGCGCTTTGGGATGGCTCCTTCTTTCTCCTTCCTTGGCGCAAAAGGTTACCGTGGAGTTCTGGCACTCCATGGGGGGCGTGTTGGGCGAAGCCACGGAGAAGCTGGTGCAGGAGTTCAACCAGAGCCAAAACGCCGTGCAGGTGAAAAGCCAGTACGTGGGAAGCTACGACGACGGCATCAACAAGCTCCTGGCCGCCCTGCGGGCGGGTCGGGGGTACCCCCATGTGATCCAGATCTACGATATCGGGGCCCGGATCATGGCGGACTCCGGCGCCGTGGTACCCCTGGAGGACCTAGCCCGCAAGGACGGCTTTGACCTGGACCGCTTCCTACCCCAGCCCCGGAACTACTACACCCTCGAGGGAAAGCTCTACGGGCTTCCCTTTAACTCCTCCAACCCCATCCTCTACCTCAACATGGCCGCCTTCCAGGAAGCTGGGATCCCCTTCAAGCCCACCTGGTCCCTCAAGGACCTGGAGGAAGCGGCCCGCAAGCTCACGAAGAAGGACGCCCAAGGGCGAACCGTGCGCTACGGGCTCTCCATCCCCATCGACTCTTGGTTCGTGGAACAGATCTCCTACAACTCCGGGGAGTACTTCTGCAACAACGAGAACGGCCGCAAGGCCCGGGCCACGGCGGTGACCTTCGACAACGAGGCGGCGGTGGCCTTTTTGGACATGTACGCCCGGCTGGTGCGGGAGGGGGTGGCGGCCAACACCGGGCGCAACTGGGCCGACTCGCAAAGCCTCTTCGCCCAAGGCCAGGCGGCCATCGCCGCCTACTCCACGGCGAGCCTCACGGGGGTTTTGCGCCAGGTGGGGGGACGCTTCCCCTTGCGCACCGCCTTCTACCCGTACCTCCGGGAGCGGAACGGCGTGGCCATCGGCGGGGCCGCCCTGTACGTCCTGAAGGGGTTCTCCGACGCGGAAACGCAAGCCGCCTGGCGCTTCGTGCGCTTCCTCCTGGAACCGAAGACCCAGGCGGCCTGGCACCTGAACACGGGCTACTTCCCCGTGGTCAAGGGGGTGACGGAGCTCCCTGAGGTGCGCCAAGCCCACGTGCGCCAGCCCAACTACACCACCGCCATCCAGCAACTCGCCACCAGCAAGGTGAACCCCGCCAGCGCCGGGTGCCTCATGGGCTCGTTCCCCGAGATCCGGCAGTACGTGCAGGCGGCCTGGGAGGAGGTGCTCAAGGGTAAGCCCGCCCGGGAGGCTCTGCGGGAGGCCAAGGCCCGGGCCGACGCCGCCTTGGAGCGGTACAACCGGAGCGTGGCGGGGCGCTAA